From Aricia agestis chromosome 11, ilAriAges1.1, whole genome shotgun sequence, a single genomic window includes:
- the LOC121731646 gene encoding allantoinase-like — MTKLFLSRRLVTEDGIVDGGVLVNDSGVIDKIISRDDAKSIANEPNVDVIDGGDLALLAGVVDSHVHVNEPGRTAWEGFRTATAAAAAGGITTIVDMPLNSIPPTTTVENLKIKAESAKGNVYVDVGFWGGVIVGNQDCLRDLVDAGVVGFKCFLCPSGVDEFPNVGRKDLELAFDALEGTESVLAFHAELEDEDAASCENKIQKRDPEEYNTYLESRPPKMEFNAISLITNCLPKTSVRVHIVHVSSASVVPLLEKARQARLASSRAWRGGVTAETCHHYLTLTAEEIPRGRSEYKCAPPIRDTDNREKLWNYLLEDKLDMVVSDHSPCTPNLKCSNNLEAWGGISSVQFGLSLFWTQASARGLDLTAITKYLSTAPATLCGLQHRKGAIKPGLDADLVFFDPEDTFTVTADIIRHKNKLTPYIGRALKGVVKKTYLRGQLIYQDGEVLDSPKGDLLLKAI; from the exons ATGACGAAACTATTCCTAAGCCGGCGCCTAGTAACAGAAGATGGAATCGTCGACGGCGGAGTACTCGTCAACGACAGCGGAGTCATAGACAAAATAATATCGAGAGACGACGCCAAAAGTATAGCTAACGAACCCAATGTAGAC GTAATAGATGGCGGGGACTTGGCCCTGCTGGCGGGGGTGGTGGACTCACACGTGCACGTCAACGAGCCGGGCCGCACCGCGTGGGAGGGGTTCCGCACCGCCACCGCCGCTGCGGCCGCCGGGGGCATTACCACCATCGTAGACATGCCTCT AAATTCAATCCCACCGACGACCACCGtagaaaatcttaaaataaaagcAGAATCAGCCAAAGGAAATGTGTATGTTGACGTTGGGTTTTGGGGTGGCGTCATTGTTGGGAATCAG GATTGTTTGAGGGATTTAGTGGATGCCGGTGTGGTGGGATTCAAATGTTTCCTGTGTCCCAGCGGCGTGGACGAGTTCCCTAATGTTGGACGTAAAGATTTAGAACTCGCATTTGACGCTTTGGAAGGGACGGAGTCAGTACTAGCG TTTCATGCTGAATTAGAAGATGAGGATGCAGCTTCTTGTGAAAACAAAATACAGAAAAgag ACCCCGAAGAGTACAACACATATCTGGAGTCTCGTCCTCCTAAAATGGAATTCAATGCAATATCGCTCATTACAAATTGCCTTCCCAAAACCAG CGTCCGCGTCCACATCGTCCACGTCTCGTCGGCCTCCGTGGTCCCGCTGCTGGAGAAGGCGCGTCAGGCCCGCCTCGCCAGTAGCCGGGCGTGGCGCGGTGGCGTCACCGCGGAGACCTGCCACCACTACCTGACCCTCACCGCCGAGGAGATCCCACGAGGACGCAGCGAGTACAAATGCGCACCGCCTATTAGAGATACCGACAACAGG GAAAAACTTTGGAATTACTTACTGGAAGACAAATTAGACATGGTGGTGTCAGACCATTCGCCGTGTACGCCCAACTTGAAGTGCAGTAACAACTTAGAAGCCTGGGGTGGCATCTCTTCGGTACAATTtg GGTTATCCCTATTCTGGACGCAGGCGAGTGCCCGTGGGTTGGACCTGACAGCAATCACAAAGTACCTGAGTACAGCTCCCGCTACACTCTGCGGCCTGCAGCACCGCAAGGGCGCCATCAAACCCGGCCTAGACGCAGACCTTGTGTTCTTCGACCCAGAGGACACGTTCACTGTCACAGCTGATATCATTAGACATAAGAATAAG TTAACACCATACATTGGAAGAGCTTTGAAAGGGGTTGTTAAGAAGACTTACCTTCGTGGACAGTTGATATATCAAGATGGAGAGGTCTTGGATAGCCCGAAAGGAGATCTGCTATTAAAAGCAATATGA